GTAACGGCATCGAGCTCTATGTGACTGATACACTTACTAATGATACAGATAGCAACAATAACGGCATTTCAGACTACAATGATGACGAAGACTCAGACAATCTCCCTAATTGGTTTGAAGTAGAAATGACCGGCACAGATCCTCTCTATAATGATACGAATGATAATGGTGTCTTAGATTGGGAGGAGGACCCCGATGAAGATGGCCTAACAAACCTAGAGGAGCTGAATTGGAATACGAACCCGCTTTCCAGTGATACTGATTCCGATGGGCTCACAGACGCGGAGGAAGTCTATATTGTACACACCGATCCAAATGATGAAGACAGCGATGATGATGGTATTCTCGATGCTGAGGATGACAAAGACCATGATGGTCTTACCAACCTAGAAGAAATCCGTGATTACGGAACTGATCCTACAAACAGAGATACAGATGGGGACATGCTCAGAGATGGCCTAGAGGTCGAAGTCGGTTTGAATGCTACACTCGCAGATACTGATGGTGATGGACTTCTGGATGGTTTCAATGATACGAATCTAAATGGTAAGTGGGACAGCGGTGAGTTCGGTGAAGACTTGGATTTGGATGGTATTGTTGACCCATATGAAACTGACCCCGCGATAGCCGATACTGACGGAGATGGACTAACTGATGGTCAAGAAGTATTAGTGTATATGTCGGATCCTCTTTCTCCAGATACTGACGGCGATGGTATCGAAGATGGTTTGGAAGTGCATGACTATGGCACAGATCCTACACTGGAAGATACTGATGGTGACAATCTTTCTGATTTCGTGGAGGTGAATATGACCTTAACAGACCCCCTCGAAAAGATGCATAACTCCACTCATACTCATTACGAAATTGATAGTGATGGTGACGGAATCATCAATGGTGATGAAATAGATTTGTATGGAACTTCACCTGGTGATGCTGATTCAGATGACGATGGCATTTACGATGGAGCCGAGGTACACACCTACGGAACTGATCCTCTCGACGAAGATACTGATGGTGATGGTCTATCGGACTTTGAGGAGATATTCCAATATTCAACCGACCCTCTTTCTAGGGATTCTGATGGAGATGCCCTCTACGACAGTTTCGAAGTTAACCAACTCGGAACTGACCCAACAAAGTATAGTACTTTTGAAAATGGCACCTCTGATTACGACTTGGACATGGATGGCGACGGCTTGAGCAATGGGCTTGAGATTTATGGTTATGGTACAAATGCCACCAACCCTGATACAGATGGAGACGGGCTTTCGGATGGCTTTGAAGTTAATATCGCAGGGTCGAGTCCAACCGACAAAGATACTGATGATGATGGTATAAGTGATTACGACGAGTATGAGTTGTATGGTACAAATCCCGCAGAAACGGATTCTGACGGTGATGGTCTGACGGACTATGATGAAGTGTATCTCTACGAAACTTCTCCAACAACTTGGGATTCTGACGGAGATCAGCTGTCCGACAATGACGAAATCAATGAATATGGGACAAACCCAAATATGGCAGACTCTGATTCTGATGGTATAGATGATAAGAAAGAACTCGACCTAGGGACCGATCCGAATGCAAATGATACCGATTCTGATGGCCTCAGTGATTGGGAGGAGTGGAAGGTATACGGTACCGATCCCACTACTGCTGATGGGGATGAAGACGGACTTAACGACAAGGAGGAAATAGAAGAGGGTACTGATTCCGAGAACCCTGACTCAGATTTTGATGGATTGACTGACGGCGATGAGGTAAATGAGTATGGCACATCCCCAATAGATGAAGATACAGATGGTGACGGATTAGCAGACTATGATGAAATCTTCAATAGTCACACAGACCCCACATCTGTAGACACAGACGGAGATGGCATAACTGACGATATGGACGATGAAGATGGAGATGGTCTGACAAATTATCTCGAAATTTATCAGTACGAAACAAATTGCACACTGATTGATACAGACGGTGATAGACTTTCTGATTATTATGAAATCATGACAAGTGAGACTAATCCAAACAAAGCAGATACAGATGGAGATGGGTTAGATGATTGGGACGAGCTCTTCTATTATTCTAGCGATCCGAATACCTTGGATACAGATAATGATGGTCTGGACGATGGCGAAGAAGCCCGCACCTATCACACGCTCCTCAATAACAGTGATACAGATGGAGATAACCTTTCAGATTATGATGAAATCAGAGTATTTGAGACCGACCCGCTTCAGCCAGATACTGACGGTGATGGATTAGAAGATGGGGCCGAGCTCAATATTCATAATACTGATCCATTGTCAGATGATTCGGATAATGACGGCCTACTGGATTCTGAAGAGGTTGATATTGGAACAGATCCTCTTGATAAAGATACAGACAATGACGGTCTAACCGACTTCCAAGAGGTGAACATGACTCTCACGAACCCCCTTCTCTACAGTACTAAAGGTGATGGAACATCTGACTCTGATTGGGATGTTGATTCCGATGGCTTGACAAATGAACATGAGATAACACTGACGAAAACTGATCCGCGCAATAATGATACAGATGGGGACGGTACGCTTGACGGTGCAGATGATGAGGATAGAGACCTGCTTACTAACTATGAAGAATGTGTTCTGACAAAGACGAATCCGCGTGACAAGGATAGCAATGATAATGGCATTTCAGATTTTAATGACGACGAAGACGGGGACGGATTGACGAATGGTGAGGAAGTCCAGACCTACTCTACAAATCCTCTAGATGACGACACAGACGGAGACGGCTTGACGGACTTTGAGGAAGTTGATGAATACGGCACAGATCCTCTAGAACGTGATTCGGATGAGGATGGCTTATCGGATTTCGAAGAAGTAGACAAATATGGTTCCAATCCCTTGTCAAATGATACTGATAACGATTCATTGAGTGACTATGAGGAAGTATTCCTAACGGATACCGATCCAACAACAAATACAACCTATGGTGATACACTAGACACCAATTATGATTCTGATGGAGATGGACTTACGAACATAGAGGAGTTACGCATTTACGGTACAACCGCCCTTGACCCAGATACTGATGATGACAATCTGGAAGACGGTCGTGAAATTGAACTCGGAACCAATCCGCTTGACCCAGATACTGATGATGATTTGCTTTTTGATGGTTCCGAGGTCGATGAATATGGCACAGACCCTCTAAATAATGATACAGACTCAGACCGGCTCTCAGATTCACAGGAAATTAATGTATTCGGTACAAACGCCACAAACCCCGATTCTGATGGGGATAGACTTACAGACTACGAAGAAGTAATAGTCTACGAGACAGACCCGCTGGATGTCGACTCGGACGAAGATGGCGTTGAGGATTACGATGAGGTCATCACTTGGGAGATTGACCCTTATGATTCTGACAGCGACAACGATGGACTGTCGGATTATTTTGAGATTATGAAGTTTGGATTGCTGGGCTCTCACCCGGGCAACAACGATACGGATTCGGACGGGCTTGACGATGGTGAAGAAGTCAACACCTATGGCACGAGCCCGAGTGATGCTGATACAGATGGGGACGGGCTCACAGATTATGAAGAGGTTGTTGTATTTGGTACAAATCCGCTCAGTGAAGATTCGGATGGAGACGGCCTCAAGGATTTGGATGATTTTCAGCCTAATACTCACTGGGCAATTCCAGTGGCCCTTAGCGTAGTTGTACTGGCCGTGGCCATATTGATTCTTAGACGAATCCGAGAACAAATCGAGGTTGAAGAATATATAACCGAAGCTGAACCAAGCAGTCCTGGCCTTGAACCGGGTATGGACGTATCAGTTGAATATAAGATTCGCGAAGGCATGGTGGTCTTTGGTGTGGTTGTGAGAAACGGGTCCGAGATGATGATGCGTAACGCTCAGGTCGTTCTCGGTGTGCCAGAGCTTACTGAGACAATCAAGAGCAAACACATTGGGACTATTGCTCCTGGAGAACTGTCCGTGAATGAAATCCAATTCGAGCTTCAACCCGGGGCCAAGGGCGAGCTGGTGGGCATGCTAGAATATGACACTGCAGACGGGGAACACCGCGTGGTGAACCTACGCCCAGTTGAAATCACAGCTTAGTCAATCTTCATAAGAAGAGTTTCCTTGTTTTTTGCAGGGAGAGAACGTTGGAGACAAAGGAGACCCTCGGGAGCATTCAGCGTGTGCTTGATTCAGTGGGGGTTGACAAGCACATAGATACTGATCGACTACATCGTCCCGAGATTGGAGTATCACGATGGGAACATCTGAAAGAGCTAGAAGCGGATTTGCGAAAAACGATTGATGCGTTCAGTGATGATGAGCGCCTTCCAGACACACTCATGCGGCTTGCCAATTTGCATTTCCAGGATGGTAATCTGGCAAAAGCCATTATGCTGTACGATTTGGTTTTGGGTATTGAACCCCGGCGTCCTGAGGCTATCATGTATATGGGCATTGCATATCTCTATGCAGAAAAACCGAAGGATGCAGTGGAGTGCTTTCGGGTCATCAATGAAATGCAACCCCATGAAGCACAAACATTGGCCTACTTGGCCCTGGCAGAGTTTCACGCCGGCCACCTGTCCCGTGCAAAGAGATACTTGGACCGTTCTCTTGAGATTGCTCCCGATTGTGACCGAGCATTATATGTTAAATCTCTCTACTTAGAAGAACTTGGGAGAATAGAAGAAGCTACAGATGAGCTTGAAAAGCTGCTTGAGATTAATCCTGCCTCATTCCCCGCTCTTCTCCAACTAGCGAGGATGAGAACTGAACAGGGCGATGTTGAATCTGCCAAGAAATTTCTAGATCGTGCCCTGAACATGGACCCTGCTCATCCTATAGCCCTGTCTGCATTAGGCGATATTTTCTATGAACTAGATCAATATGAGTCCGCGCTCTACTACTTCGATAAAGCGCTTGGAATCAATCCTGACTCTTCCGAGCTCTGGGTAAAGAAAGGGGATGCCCATATGGCTCTGAGAGCTATAGAACAGGCTCATAACGCATACGAGAAGGCAGTCAGCTTGAATCCCGAAAATGCGACTGCTTGGATGAAGAATGGTGAGCTATTGGCGCTACAAGGAGATAGGTCTGCTGCACTGAAATGTTACGATACAGCCATTTCTTTGGAACCCGAAAACGCTGAATTTGCACATCAGCGAGGTATGCTTCATATTGCTGCTGGAAAACTAGAAAGCGCACTACTTGATTTCGACCTTGCTCTCGCAGCAGAACCAAGCGATCCTACGCATATTTACCAACGGGCAATCGTCTTGGAACTTCTAGATAGGCCAGAAGAAGCAAAGCGGACATGGGAAATTGCTCGGGATTTGTATGAAAGCATCGGGAATGCCAATAAAGCAGCTGAATGCTCTGCTCGTGCAAGAAGACTCTTTCTGCGGTAAATGGCGTACCATGGGTGAAACCTCCTGGCCAACTATCAGCATCATCGAAGGAGTTGAAACATTTGGCAAGGGCAGCGGCATCGGCCTTGGTGCTCTCAAAGTCTCTCACCTTGTTCTTGGTATATTTGTCTCTCATGGGGCAGAACTCCTAGAAGAAACTGCTAAATTGGTCGCCTTGGATTGACTAAAGAGGTTTGTGACCAGCGCCACACTTGGGAGACAATGGGACTGTGACTAGGAACTGAAGACGTTTCTCAACTCAGAAAGACTTAGGGTGTTGATAATCTGGCCTTTCTCTAACCATCCCCTCCTCGCGTTTGATAACCCCCACTCCAAGTATCTGAGATGGTCAATGCTATGAGCGTCGCTCCCAAGCGCGAATTGAACATCATACTTCCGTGCCTTGAGTATATCGCTGTCGCGCAAATCCAATCGAGATGGG
This genomic stretch from Candidatus Thorarchaeota archaeon harbors:
- a CDS encoding tetratricopeptide repeat protein codes for the protein METKETLGSIQRVLDSVGVDKHIDTDRLHRPEIGVSRWEHLKELEADLRKTIDAFSDDERLPDTLMRLANLHFQDGNLAKAIMLYDLVLGIEPRRPEAIMYMGIAYLYAEKPKDAVECFRVINEMQPHEAQTLAYLALAEFHAGHLSRAKRYLDRSLEIAPDCDRALYVKSLYLEELGRIEEATDELEKLLEINPASFPALLQLARMRTEQGDVESAKKFLDRALNMDPAHPIALSALGDIFYELDQYESALYYFDKALGINPDSSELWVKKGDAHMALRAIEQAHNAYEKAVSLNPENATAWMKNGELLALQGDRSAALKCYDTAISLEPENAEFAHQRGMLHIAAGKLESALLDFDLALAAEPSDPTHIYQRAIVLELLDRPEEAKRTWEIARDLYESIGNANKAAECSARARRLFLR
- a CDS encoding DNA polymerase/3'-5' exonuclease PolX — encoded protein: TVAAVHSSFKQDEDTMTERVLSAINHEHVDILGHPTGRLIQERDPYAIDLTRIFEEAEKYGTKIEVNCFPSRLDLRDSDILKARKYDVQFALGSDAHSIDHLRYLEWGLSNARRGWLEKGQIINTLSLSELRNVFSS